The following DNA comes from Girardinichthys multiradiatus isolate DD_20200921_A chromosome 2, DD_fGirMul_XY1, whole genome shotgun sequence.
TGCCTTAATTGccacattttttctttatttttgcctttatttattcatttgctgCCAAGTTTATTCCATCATTCCTGCATTTATTCCTGAATTTGTTTCTGTCATTCCTTCTGTCCAGACTTTAATTTTCCCAGTGTTCATCCATTCCTTGCTTCATTTCCACCTTTCTCCCTGCCTTGATTTattcatttctgtttctttccatCATTCCTTCAGTTACTTGGGTTTAAATCAGTGTGGTTGTTTGCAGGCCACAGAAATTAGGCTAAAGCTTCATGATCCGTTGTTCAGATAGCTGAACTTGAACGATAGGAAATCACcaggaaattattattataacctAAAAACGGATGTAGAAGCTGTCTGAAATTACAGGGACAGTTTCTgttgattgttttattttgtttcatgtttttttctgtcatttttctttcttctgatcCTCTCAAATTCAATTGATATAACTTTTACTGGACAACCATTAGGCCAGTAGGGGGCGCCATGTCTCTTCCGGAGCCAAGAGAAGGATTTCTGTGTCCCGAtccaaaccttttaaattttttaagttGGTTAAAGAccaaaactaattatttttggaagaatctagCCCCATtcaatgataataaaatgtatcttttcCTCTAGTTTTTTTAggggagaaaaaatatttatatattaacaTATATTTTGCTATGTTTGACCACAAACTGAGTGGTCCAGTTTTTCAAGGATTTTATAACCAAtgaggctgtttttttttttttttgtgtgcagaACTCGGGACTGACTCTGCTCTGTGAACATGCAGACTGTTGGATTAACCACCTTCCTCTGACCTCCGACACTTCAGCAGCAAACTGCAGCATCTACAGCCGAGGTGAGATCTCTTCCCCCTGATTCGGACTCCTCTGAGATTCATTAAACCATCGGTCTGAGTGCAAATCTGTCCAAACCCGGTTGCATCCAGGTGAGGAGCTGTTCTGTAAGGTCACCAGAGAGATCACGCCTGGAGAAAAGCTCGTAGCTTCTCTGTCACCTCCTccaccctcctcttcctcctcctccctgctGGCTCGGCTCTCTCCTCCGCTCAGCCTCGTTACGCAGAAACAGCCGGTGGTGAAGGAGGAGCCTCTGTACCCGGCGGCGCTGCGCTCCGAGATCCAGCTGCTCCCTCAGCAGGCCGGCATGGCGGCCATCTTGGCGACCGCCGTGGTCAACAGTGAGTTTTGGACTGatttaacttgaaatgaaaTGATGGCAAACTGTTCAGTTAACTAATATGAGCTACAGCTCTGTTTAAAATGTCCTAAAACAAGCTCGTCATTTCTGCATATTTTCCTTCTAAGCTGCCATactttcttttaatgttttaaagctgTATGAATCACAAATTTTTCcaatcagtctgaagtttttctCTGAAAGTTTCTTTAAGAAGCACAAAAAGAGCTGAGTAGGGTTCCTACCCTTTTCTCAGACATAAACTCCCAGCTGTTGCACTCAGCTATGGGTCATATTTTAAAGTAGAAAAAGTTCACTATAAATTTAGATGTAGATATTCCTTATCCACATCTAAATTTATAGTGAACTtgtaaaaaccacaaactgttgcgatagatagatggatggatactgTGTCTCCAGTTTTCCAAATGAATTTCTTGTTGTTATCAAATGTTCTCCAGATGTCGCTCTGTAATGTCTGTCTAGGAAACCTTTAGCAGTGTTTGAATGTGTAAACATTCAGTTTTCAGTCAATTATTCAAAAATACAGACAACTTTTCAACGCTTCCACCATTACAGTGACTATCTGCATCTTTTATGCAACAAACCGCTTAAAAAGCGCTCAGACTGGGGCCAGTTTGTGTCATATAGATGAAGCGACACAGGTCAGCGTACAAAATGGGAATATTTTCCCTACTCAGTTCTCTTATTACACATAAATTAAATTCCTTACTTAACTACACTTTTCAGCATTGTGCAGAAGCCATTTGACTCAGTTTTTTAGAATTTAGAGCTGCAGCTTTTCAACATCATTTAAACATTCAGCAGGGGGACTGGAAACTCGTTTTAGGTTTTTCATGCTGGTTAAACTggaaaacttttattttggtaACGTTTAGAGAACATATTATCCTATATTGTGTTGTTCAATATGGCCACTAGGTGGCAGTGTAGCTCTGTAGCAAGTGGAAGGTGCTGCTTCCTAAAACACACAGCAGCAAATAATTAGATGTGGTTGAAAGTAACTTATGAGTCATAATTAATGTCGATAGTATTTATGCATCATTGCCTTCCTTTGTCAGAGGCTGTGGTATAGTTAGGGTTTGGTTTTGTCCATCTATAGAGTTCAAACAGACATACTGTGAAATACCCACTCCTTTTCAGTATCTATTTATGTTTATAACTAAGGTGAGGACTACAGTTGGAAATAAACTCCAGCACTAACACAATGGCTTTTTCTGTCTCTAAACGTCTGGTTTTCTTGGTTATCAGAGGACATTTTCCCGTGCAAAGACTGTGGGATCTGGTACCGCAGCGAGAGGAACCTGCAGGCCCATCTTATGTACTACTGCGCCAGCCGGCAGAAGCAGCCGGCTGCAGCTTCTTCGCCCCCGCAGGACAAGCCCAAGGAGTCGTACCCCAACGAGCGCATCTGCCCATTTCCACAGTGTAACAAAAGTTGTCCCAGCGCCAGCTCTCTGGAGATCCACATGCGCACACACAGTGGTGAGAGCAGTCTTACAGTGGCAGCCTAATAACTACGGTGGGGTAAGTGGATCTGTTGGATCTGGTTAACTTCCTATCattctgtttttcctcaggTGAGCGTCCATTCGTCTGTCTCATCTGCCTTTCAGCCTTCACCACCAAAGCGAACTGTGAGCGCCACCTTAAGGTCCACACGGACGGCTTGAACGGCGTCTGCCACGGCTGTGGCTTCGTCTCCACCACAAGAGACATCCTGTACAGCCACCTGGTCACCTGCCACATGGTGTGCCAGCCGGGATCTCGCAGCGAGGTCTACTCTCCAGGACCAGGCCTTCCTAAGCTTCCCCTGTCCATCGGTTGGTTTAGTTATCACTGGGACTTTCTGTTTCTGACATTGATGTAGAAGGGATTGTAATAACACTCACTGTCATCAACAGGTCTAAGTCCAGGAGACTCCGGGGTGGTGCTCAAGTGTCAGGTTTGTGGCCATAACTCTGACTCCCCCGCCCAGCTGCAGCAGCACGTTCGAACCCACCTGGAGGTTAGGGTCCCGGCTGAAAGGAGCCCCACTCCTCGCCAGAGCACCCCGTCATCAACTGAGCAGCCCCAGCTGTCCCCACATGAGAGGGAACCCCTCGCTGGTATTCCTAAACCGGACTCATCCAGTCCAGGTGCAAACGGGGGATCAGCAACGCCTCGAGACTTCAGTCCTCCAGATGCTCAGACCTCAGAGCTGAAGATCAAGGAGGAGCCGCAGTCAGAGTCCGAGCCGGAGGAGCAGCAGATGGAGCTGAAAGATGATGGAGAGGAGGACGGTGTTTGTGGAGAGGACGGCGATCAAGAagcacaaaaaaagacaaaggaaGAACCGACTACATCCTTTTCCTGCCAGACGTCGGACTCTCCAAAGAGTCCCGCTAATCCAACCGTCAAGGCTGAACCAACCAGTCCCACTCCTGGTTCTAGTCCTGCCCATGTTGGAGGAACAGGCTCAGCAATTGCAGGAGGAGCAATGTTCCTGCCCCAGTACATGTTTAACCCTGAAGCAGCCATTCTGCCCCAGGCATCAGAGATCCTGGCAAAGATGTCAGAGATGGTCCACAGTCGGCTGAAACAGGGTCAGACAGTTGTTCAGAACAACCCAGCTGCCTTCTTCGCCTCCGGACCTACTGCAACTGCTGCTGCAGCCACCACCACTCCACCTCAGAAAGGAGCCACTTGCTTTGAGTGTGACATCACCTTCAATAACATCAACAACTACTATGCACATAAAAGGCTGTACTGCTCCAGCAGGCGCCAGGGAGAGGGTGCAAGCTCGGCCTCAGGCTCTGGGTTGTCAGTGTCTGCACCGGCGGCTTCCAGCTCGTCTCCCCAGGTTGGATCATCAAGCAGAGCCGCCTCTGTCTCTCCGACCAACTCCGATCCTCCTGCAGGAGCCGGAGCGGTAGAATCTAAGAGGCTGGTTGAGGTGAAGACAGAAGCTCCTGCAGGGAGAGAAGGACTGTCATCCTCTTCAGAGGGGGAGGGTGGTGGAGGAGGAAGGGTAAGTGAAGGCAGTCAGAGTCCTGCCAGTGGTTCTGCAGAGGACCTGGAAGACGACCCTAACAAAACCTTCTGCGAGGCCTGCAACATCCGCTTCAGCCGTCATGACAACTACACTATTCACAAACGGTTCTACTGTGCGTCTCGCCATGACCCATCCAACCAGCGGGCAAACCACATGTCCAAGACCTCCAATGCCACGGCCTTCCTTCCTCAGCCCATACGCACACGCAAGAGGAAAAAGATGTATGAGATCCACATGGCTCGAACAGAGGCTTTAGctaatgctgctgctgctgcctccACCTCTGCAGCTTCTGCACCATCTCCCTCTGTTCTGGGTTTGGTGGTGAAGCAGGAGGTCTCTCCCGGTGGTGCTGGCAGCTCCAGCCCCGAAGGAGACGGCCCCATCGACCTGAGCAAGAGACCCCGCCTGAGAGAGACTCCACGGCACAGCAGTGGCGGTGGCGTTCTCCCAGCGCTTCCTCTAACTGATTACCACAAGTGCACTGCCTGCAGCATCAGCTTCAACAGCATCGAGAACTACTTGGCCCATAAAACCTACTACTGCCCTGCCACCACCCTCCAGCCCCACACCCTGGAGCAGCTTCATAGGCTTAAGAGGTCATCCTCCACTTCTCCTAAGAGCAGGCCCCAACAGGAGCGGCTGGATCTTCTCCACCCTGCTGAGGGTAAAGCTCTGCCTGCAGAGTGGGTCACCCAGGCCCAGGGGGCGTCTCCAAGCCCTCGCCCCTCTGCCTTACCTGCCTCAGGAGCTGCATCTCCTTCACATATGAGTTCCACACTCGCTGCCACCCCAGGAGCTGGAGCTAAAGGTGCAGTCACCGGTTCCACCCTTGTGGTCTGCCCTTATTGTCCAAACCGGCCCATCACCTGTGACCTGATGGAGCACTTCAAGACCACCCATGGCCTGGTCTTAACTATTAAGCCTCCCTTGGAGAACTCGCCCCGGCCAGACAGAGCGGTGAGCCGGAGCCCGAGCCTCAGTCCCAGGGACGTAGCTGCTGGAGCAGCCACCCCCACCAACCAGGCCAAGCTGGTCTCACGGGTCCACAGAGACAGCATTAATGGACAGGCACGGAGTGGCACTGCTTCCCCTGTCTCTGCCCAGTTGAACGGAAGCCCATCAGCTGGGGGAGGATCGCCCTCTGTTGCCTCACCCCTGCCTGTGTCTCCCCCACGGGCCCCCTCTCTGACTGTGTCACCCGTGCCTGAGACTCTGCGGGAGAAGGTGACGCCCACCCACCTTCCTGAGAGTGCAGCTCCCACCACAGCGTCTAATCCCATCCTGGCCCCTGTTGCCGGCCCCAAAACCGTGGTGATTTCTCCGGTCCAGAACGGTAACTCCCGCTTCTGCCGGCTGTGCAACATCAAGTTCAGCAGCCTCTCCACGTTCATAGCTCACAAGAAATACTACTGCTCCTCCCACAGCGCCGAACATGTGAAGTGAGCTGTGTAGCCCCTCCTCTTCCCCTTCCCGTGTCTTTCTGAGTGGACGAAACACAGAGAGGCTCCCCCTGCTGGAGGAATCAACACGGATGACTGTTACTCACCATGCGGGGCCGACGTCTATTATCTGCAGGTGTTGTTACTAACTCACACAGTGATTTTCCTCCAATGGGTCAGTTTTCACACACTAAGAGCTGAGACAGATACTCGCTGCACATCATCGCTCAGGAAGCTATAAACAGCCTCCTCCACCTCATCAAGGTTTTTATTAGGCTCAAACCAGCGATGCAAAGTCCTCTACTGAGCTCTTCACCTCTCCGACCCGAAGGAGGGACATTTCAAACAGACTCAGctgttgttaatgtttttattctctGTGCATAATGTATGATGtctgaaaaacagaaatctatgaTGCTTTGGTTTCAACACTGGCTCTTCTTTCTGGGTAGAACAAGCAGAGATGTGAGATCCCCGTGTTACTGATTACTGAAGGATGGATGCTTTCCTTTCatacacagaaaatattttattttctcttcgaAGAGCAAGGgagaaaagaaatgtgaaatatttaactttGAGTCCTCACTGATTTCACGTCGACGAAAAACTACCTACCTGTTGTCTGaaagtatttgtattttttatttgtatattttttcataCTGTTGGAGGGCCGCGTGTGACTTTTCTAAGTGTAGATATGTAATATCTTCTCACAGTAATCACTGGGATCACACTGAACTTTGTTATTAACACGTTAGCATTTTGTTAGTTGGTGGTGAggtttgtgttcattttttgtctctgcttGTTGCTGATTAGATGTTCGATTAGATCGCAGCGGCTCCCTCGTTTGCTGATTGTTAAAGATGATGATGAAGCCCTGCAGGTTTCAGGTTATTTGTTTTTACCGGAGATGAAGGCACAACAGCGATCGTGTTTACGCCACTTGTTCCCATGCAGCAGGACGGCGTTAGCTCAAACTGTGAATACTTGTTGATTTTTCTGCTTTTGATGCAGAAACGTTAGAAAGGACGCATCAGAACTCAGTGTGATGGGCCGACTCTGATGTTTTCAGCTGTGGGGACAATTCATCACTGTGTCTGATAGGCTGGCACTCAAGCTGTGTGGACCCACAATTTAATTCATCACCGGAACCCAAACCCAAGTCAGAATAAGTAGACATTTTCCTTGTGTTCCCTcatgatttttctttctttgtttctgcttctttaaatgtaaaattttggACCTGGTTTGCCCAGACACATAAGCAGCCTGAAAACTGTCACAATCCTGCACCAAATTAAGAAactaacaaagaaaaacattttttacactgCTGATTTAAAGGTCCATTACAAGGGATTTAGTGCCACCTAGTGGCAAAATTACAACTAGTGCATAATGCCATTGGTTTGGTTTGTCCCCTCTCTGTTCCAGTAGTAATTTTGTGACGAGGAAAACCAAATGAGTCTTTATCACATTAATAATATTAATCGCACCGATGTTAAATAATTTGGGCCGATAACCAGTATTTaccaatatacactgctcaaaaaaataaagggaacacttaaataacacatcctagatctgaatgaatgaaatattctcattgaatactttgttctgtacaaagttgaatgtgctgacaacaaaatcacacaaaaatcatcaatggaaatcaaatttattaaccaatggaggcctggatttggagtctcACACAAaagtaaagtggaaaaacacactagaggctgatccaactttgatgtaatgtccttaaaacaagtcaaaatgaggctcagtattgtgtgtgacctccacgtgtctgtatgacctcctacaacgcctgggcatcctcctgatgagacgaaggatggtctcctgagggatctcctcccagacttggactaaagcatccaccaactcctggacagtctgtggtgcaacagttggtggatggagcgagacatgatgtcctagatgttctcaatcagattcaggtctggagaacgggcgggccagtccatagtttcaatgtcttcatcttgcaggaactgctgacacactccagtcacatgaggtctagcattgtcctgaaTTAGGAGGAAccaggaccaaccgcaccagcatatggtctcacaaggggtctgaggatctcatctcggtacctaatggcagtcaggctacctctggcgagcacatggagggccgtgtggtgctctaaagaaatgccaccccacaccattactgacccactgccaaacgggtcgtgctgaaggatgttgcaggcagcagatcgctctccatggtgtctccagactctgtcacctgaaagcaggttcacatgtactcagtgtgaacctgctttcatctgtgaagagcacagggcaccagtggcgaatttaccaatcctggtgttctctggcaaatgccaagcgtcctgcacggtgttgggctgtgagcacaacccccatttgtggacgtcgggccctcataccatcctcatggagttggtttctaactgtttgtgcagacacatacacatttgtggcctgctggaggtcattttgcagggc
Coding sequences within:
- the zfpm1 gene encoding zinc finger protein ZFPM1 is translated as MSRRKQSKPRQIKRSLGDLDGGEENTADTPSLSGEEGGASDPEDSAEGDSCSPPSYTGLYNEESRTQDSGGGPDNEDGEGEEHAPTQSGGEEEDEGDEEEEVLQWRGPDDLQLSDEEGDSRVVAVRALQPDTVWGPFPGIFQSEGSTEEQNTENSGLTLLCEHADCWINHLPLTSDTSAANCSIYSRGEELFCKVTREITPGEKLVASLSPPPPSSSSSSLLARLSPPLSLVTQKQPVVKEEPLYPAALRSEIQLLPQQAGMAAILATAVVNKDIFPCKDCGIWYRSERNLQAHLMYYCASRQKQPAAASSPPQDKPKESYPNERICPFPQCNKSCPSASSLEIHMRTHSGERPFVCLICLSAFTTKANCERHLKVHTDGLNGVCHGCGFVSTTRDILYSHLVTCHMVCQPGSRSEVYSPGPGLPKLPLSIGLSPGDSGVVLKCQVCGHNSDSPAQLQQHVRTHLEVRVPAERSPTPRQSTPSSTEQPQLSPHEREPLAGIPKPDSSSPGANGGSATPRDFSPPDAQTSELKIKEEPQSESEPEEQQMELKDDGEEDGVCGEDGDQEAQKKTKEEPTTSFSCQTSDSPKSPANPTVKAEPTSPTPGSSPAHVGGTGSAIAGGAMFLPQYMFNPEAAILPQASEILAKMSEMVHSRLKQGQTVVQNNPAAFFASGPTATAAAATTTPPQKGATCFECDITFNNINNYYAHKRLYCSSRRQGEGASSASGSGLSVSAPAASSSSPQVGSSSRAASVSPTNSDPPAGAGAVESKRLVEVKTEAPAGREGLSSSSEGEGGGGGRVSEGSQSPASGSAEDLEDDPNKTFCEACNIRFSRHDNYTIHKRFYCASRHDPSNQRANHMSKTSNATAFLPQPIRTRKRKKMYEIHMARTEALANAAAAASTSAASAPSPSVLGLVVKQEVSPGGAGSSSPEGDGPIDLSKRPRLRETPRHSSGGGVLPALPLTDYHKCTACSISFNSIENYLAHKTYYCPATTLQPHTLEQLHRLKRSSSTSPKSRPQQERLDLLHPAEGKALPAEWVTQAQGASPSPRPSALPASGAASPSHMSSTLAATPGAGAKGAVTGSTLVVCPYCPNRPITCDLMEHFKTTHGLVLTIKPPLENSPRPDRAVSRSPSLSPRDVAAGAATPTNQAKLVSRVHRDSINGQARSGTASPVSAQLNGSPSAGGGSPSVASPLPVSPPRAPSLTVSPVPETLREKVTPTHLPESAAPTTASNPILAPVAGPKTVVISPVQNGNSRFCRLCNIKFSSLSTFIAHKKYYCSSHSAEHVK